Within the Saccharopolyspora gloriosae genome, the region GTGTCGATCGGGGGCGGAACTATGCCGATCGGGTTCCGTTCAGGTCACCGCGAGGCGTGAAAAGCGCAGGCCGCGAGGTGTCACTAGGGCATTCGGCCGCACCGGATACGACCGGTGGCGCAGGCGTCCTACCAGGGGTGCCCCAAGATCGCCCCAGGTGAACCGGCACACTTTCCTGCCATGGCCAACGACACGACCATGGACAACGAGTCGCCCGACGGTGCGCAGCCCGGCCTGAAGAAGGTCATGGGGCCGAAACTGCTCCTGTTCTTCGTGGTGGGCGACATCCTCGGCACCACGGTGTACTCCCTGACCGGCAAGGTCGCAGGCAAGGTCGGCGGCGCGCTGTGGATCCCGTTCGTGGTCGCCTTCGTGGTCGCGTTCCTCACCGCGTGCAGTTACCTGGAACTGGTGGGCAAGTACCCGAAGGCCGGTGGCGCACCGCTGTACGTGCATCGCGCGTTCGGCATCCACTTCATCACCTTCATCATCGCGTTCGCCGTGATGTGCTCCGGCATCACCTCGGCGGCCTCGGCCGCGCAGGCGTTCAGCGGCAACTACCTGGAGGAGATCTTCCCCGAGGTGGGACCGCTCGCGATCGTCGTCGCGCTGGCGTTCCTGGTCCTGCTCGCCCTGGTCAACTTCAGGGGCGTCGGCGAGTCGGTGAAGATGAACGTGGTGCTGACCTGCGTGGAACTCGGCGGGCTGCTGCTGGTCATCGCCTTCGGCGTCTACGCGCTGATCAGCGGCTCCAGCGACCCGGCGGTCGCGCCGGATCCGGGCAGGCTGCTGGAGTTCAACCCGGACTCCAGCCCGCTGCTGGCCGTCACCTCGGCGACCGCGCTGGCGTTCTTCGCGATGGTCGGTTTCGAGGACTCGGTGAACATGGCCGAGGAGACCCGCAACCCGGCGAAGGTCTTCCCGCGCGCGCTGCTGCTGGGCCTGGCCATCACCGCCGCCATCTACCTGATCATCGCGGTGATCACCTCGACGCTGGTGCCCACCGATGAGCTCGCCGCGACCGACGCGCCGCTGCTGCTGGTCGTGAAGGCCGCCGCACCGTGGTTCCCGCCGATCCTGTTCTCCATCATCGCGCTGTTCGCCGTCACCAACACCGCGCTGATCAACATGCTGATGGCCAGCCGCCTCGTTTACGGCATGTCGAACGAGCGGATCATCCCGTCGGTGTTCGGCCGAGTGCACCGCTCGCGGCAGACGCCGTGGGTCGCGATCCTGTTCACCAGCATCCTGGCCGTGGTGTTGGTGAGCCTGCTGGAGATCGAGGACCTGGGCAGCACCACCTCGCTGCTGCTGCTGGTCGTGTTCGCCATCGTCAACGTGGCGGTGCTGGTGCTGCGCAAGGACGTCGTGGAGCACAAGCACTTCAAGGCGCCGACCTGGGTGCCCGTGCTGGGTGCCGTGCTGTGCCTGTTCTTCGCGAGCCCGCTGTCGGGCCGTCCCGTCGCCGAATACCTGGTCGCCGGGGCGCTGCTGCTCATCGGCGTCGTGTTCTGGGGCGTGAACCGGCTGATCGTGGGACGCGTCGACTTCGACGCGGACAAGCTGGCCAAGTAACCGGCTCGCGGAAAGCCCCGTCCACGCGGAGAAATCCGCGGGCGGGGCTTTTTTCGCGTCGCCGACGGACGCGGCGCGCACGTTCTAGAGTGGTCGCTGTGAATGATCCAGTCGCGGCCACCGGCAGGCAGTTCGAGATCGTCCACGGCGCCGCG harbors:
- a CDS encoding APC family permease, with amino-acid sequence MANDTTMDNESPDGAQPGLKKVMGPKLLLFFVVGDILGTTVYSLTGKVAGKVGGALWIPFVVAFVVAFLTACSYLELVGKYPKAGGAPLYVHRAFGIHFITFIIAFAVMCSGITSAASAAQAFSGNYLEEIFPEVGPLAIVVALAFLVLLALVNFRGVGESVKMNVVLTCVELGGLLLVIAFGVYALISGSSDPAVAPDPGRLLEFNPDSSPLLAVTSATALAFFAMVGFEDSVNMAEETRNPAKVFPRALLLGLAITAAIYLIIAVITSTLVPTDELAATDAPLLLVVKAAAPWFPPILFSIIALFAVTNTALINMLMASRLVYGMSNERIIPSVFGRVHRSRQTPWVAILFTSILAVVLVSLLEIEDLGSTTSLLLLVVFAIVNVAVLVLRKDVVEHKHFKAPTWVPVLGAVLCLFFASPLSGRPVAEYLVAGALLLIGVVFWGVNRLIVGRVDFDADKLAK